In Gimesia panareensis, the genomic window GCCTGGGACTGTTCCTGCTGGGGATGGTCGTCCTGACCAGCGGCCTGAAGGAACTGGCGGGCGATACGATCCGCCGGATGATCGCTAAGTTCACGAAGAACCTGCCGAGTGGGATCGCTACCGGAGCGATAGTGACCGGGATATTACAGTCTTCCAGTGCCACCACAGTGACCGCGGTCGGATTTGCGAGTGCCGGTCTGCTGTCGTTATCACAGTCGCTGGGCATAGTGTTTGGTGCCAATCTGGGGACCACGGTGACCGGTTGGATTGTGGCAGTCTTCGGATTCAAAATGAAGCTGGGCGAGGTGGCGTTTCCCCTGATCCTGGTCGGGACGCTGATGCATCTGTTTGCCCGGAGGCGGATTGCGGCGGCGGGGCTGGCACTGGCCGGTTTCGGTTTGATCTTTGTGGGGATCGACAGTCTGCAGGCGGGCATGGCCGGTCTGACAGATACGGTCACGCCGAAATCATTTCCTTCAGATACCTGGCTGGGGCGAATTTTTCTGGTATTTATTGGCATCGGCATTACCCTGGTCACCCAGTCATCCAGTGCCGGGGTGGCGATGGCGATTACCGCCGTGCATACCGGCACGATTTCTCTGACACAGGGCGTGGCGATGGTGATCGGCTTTGATGTGGGAACGACGGTGACCGCGTTGATGGCGACGCTGGGGGGCTCGGTCTCTGCGAAACGGACTGCGTATGCACATGTGTTTTTCAATGTGTCGACGGCCTGTGTCGCTTATTTTCTGGTACCAGCTTACATGTGGTTCTGGCAGGACATCCTGGATCTGGGGGACCGATTTCCGCCGGAGATCGGGCTGGTGACATTTCACAGTCTGTTCAATATCGTCGGAATCCTGATGCTGGTCCCGTTTTCCAGACAGATTATCCGTTTCATCTGCTGGTTGGCACCGGAAGACGTTAACGACCATACGGAGCGCCTGGAAGAATCGTTCATTCAGACACCAAATGTGGCGATTGAAGCAGCACGATCCACTCTGTCCGAAGTCTTTCTGGATGTGCTGCATCTGTTCCATGGCCTGTTTGCCGATGATGTCGACCGGGCCGAGATTCCGACTGTGATGGAAGAGTCGCACGAGGCCTTGACGGTCACTGAAGATTATTTGCGGCGGATCAATGTTTCCAAAGCGGACCCGGAGACCCTCCGCTGTTACCAGGAAGTCGTGCTGGCGCTGGATCACATTCGGCGGTTGACCAGACGTTTTAAGGAGATCGAGCGTCTGGATGCGGCGGGCGATATCAAAGATCTGCGTCAGATCGTGCAGAGTTTGACGGGACTGTTCCGTGATACCCAATCTGCATTTCGGGACCGTCAGAAACTGATGGACGAGCAACCGCTGGAGGCATGCGCACGGGAACTGGACCAGAATCAGGAATCGATTCGTCGCCGGTTTACCGATGCTGCTTCGCGATCCGGCGATGATTTTGAATATGTTCTGAACCAATTGGACTCGTATCGCTGGCTGAGTCGGATCAGCTATCATCTGTGGCGGGTTGTGCATCATCTGCAGAGTGCCCGGATGATTGATGGTGAGGCTCAAACAGCGCCAGTCGAAGTGATTGAGACAGCAGCAACCGGCACGCAGGAGTGACAGGGAGCAGGTGAGACATGTTGTTTCTGGAGATTCCGTTTCAATCTGACTGGTATGCGCAGGCGTGTGTACTGCGGAACCAGCTGCTGCGTCTGCCGCTGGGACTCGACCTGCAGACGGAGGATCTGTCGCCCGAGTCGGAATATCTGCATTTCGGAATTGAGCAGGAGGGACAAATCGTAGCTTACGTGCTGGCGGTACCTATGTCAGACGAGCGGGCCAAGTTGCGGCAGATGGCGGTTGCCACTGCATATCAGGGGCAGGGGCTCGGTCGACGACTCCTGGAACTGGTGGAAGCGTCCCTGAAGCAGAAAGGCATCCAGATGCTGGAACTGGATGCGCGGAAGGAAGCGGTCGGCTTTTATGAGAAACTGGGTTATGCCGTCGAGGGAGACGAATTCATCTCGGTGACGATTCCGCATCAGCGGATGACGAAAGCAATCGTTGCTGACTGAAGCGATCGCTCAGCCGAGCAGCTCTTTGATCACGGCACCCCCGGTCTGGCTGAGGACTTTGAACCGGCCTTCGTGGAAGTAGGTCAGCTGGTTGTCGTCGAGCCCCATGATGTGTTCGAGTGTGACATGCAGATTGCGAATCGGGTTGACGACTTCGACGGCATGGTCGCCGATTTCGTCGGTGGCACCGATACGATGACCGGCTTTGACGCCGCCCCCCGCCATCCACATGGCCATGCCTTTGGCGTTATGGTCGCGGCCGGCGGCCTGTCTGCCGCTGCGGATGCCGTTGTCGGGGGAGCGGCCGAATTCCCCAGTCCAGACGACGAGCGTTTCATCCAGCAGCCCGCGTGCTTTGAGGTCTTTCAGTAATGCCGCGATGGGCTGGTCGACAGCGTGCATACGGGCCTTGTGCGAGCGTTCCAGGAAATCGTGCGAATCCCAGCCAGCGGCGTAGATCTGCACGAAACGCACGCCAGCTTCCACCAGTTTGCGAGCCAGCAGACAGCGGCGACCGAAACTGTCGGTCTCTTTCTGCCCCAGTCCATACATGTCCTGTGTCTGCTGGGTTTCTGTTTCGAG contains:
- a CDS encoding GNAT family N-acetyltransferase, whose translation is MLFLEIPFQSDWYAQACVLRNQLLRLPLGLDLQTEDLSPESEYLHFGIEQEGQIVAYVLAVPMSDERAKLRQMAVATAYQGQGLGRRLLELVEASLKQKGIQMLELDARKEAVGFYEKLGYAVEGDEFISVTIPHQRMTKAIVAD
- a CDS encoding Na/Pi cotransporter family protein produces the protein MGLEILNATGGLGLFLLGMVVLTSGLKELAGDTIRRMIAKFTKNLPSGIATGAIVTGILQSSSATTVTAVGFASAGLLSLSQSLGIVFGANLGTTVTGWIVAVFGFKMKLGEVAFPLILVGTLMHLFARRRIAAAGLALAGFGLIFVGIDSLQAGMAGLTDTVTPKSFPSDTWLGRIFLVFIGIGITLVTQSSSAGVAMAITAVHTGTISLTQGVAMVIGFDVGTTVTALMATLGGSVSAKRTAYAHVFFNVSTACVAYFLVPAYMWFWQDILDLGDRFPPEIGLVTFHSLFNIVGILMLVPFSRQIIRFICWLAPEDVNDHTERLEESFIQTPNVAIEAARSTLSEVFLDVLHLFHGLFADDVDRAEIPTVMEESHEALTVTEDYLRRINVSKADPETLRCYQEVVLALDHIRRLTRRFKEIERLDAAGDIKDLRQIVQSLTGLFRDTQSAFRDRQKLMDEQPLEACARELDQNQESIRRRFTDAASRSGDDFEYVLNQLDSYRWLSRISYHLWRVVHHLQSARMIDGEAQTAPVEVIETAATGTQE